The proteins below are encoded in one region of Conger conger chromosome 17, fConCon1.1, whole genome shotgun sequence:
- the n6amt1 gene encoding methyltransferase N6AMT1: MIPTPLYSHAGRGPFSEVYEPSEDSFLLIDALEQDADRLQQMKPSVCLEVGSGSGVVSAFLASIIGPGAVCLCTDVNPAAAQCTLETARCNNTSLQPVVTDLVEGLLPRLCGKVDVMLFNPPYVVTPSEEIGSCGIEAAWAGGRRGREVMDKFFPLVTQLLSNQGLFYLVTIAENDPEEIIGLLGQSGLQGAVCLSRRAGRESLSILRFCRT, from the exons ATGATCCCCACCCCTCTATACTCGCATGCTGGCCGTGGCCCCTTCTCTGAAGTCTATGAGCCCAGTGAGGATTCCTTCCTGCTGATTGACGCTCTGGAGCAGGATgctgataggctgcagcagatGAA GCCGTCCGTTTGTCTGGAGGTGGGCAGCGGTTCTGGTGTGGTCTCTGCCTTCCTGGCCTCTATAATTGGCCCtggagctgtgtgtct cTGTACGGATGTAAACCCTGCAGCAGCCCAGTGCACTCTGGAGACGGCTCGTTGTAATAACACCAGCCTGCAGCCTGTCGTCACAGACCTG GTGGAGGGTCTCCTGCCAAGGCTGTGTGGAAAGGTGGATGTAATGCTGTTCAACCCTCCATATGTAGTTACTCCATCAGAAGag ATTGGCAGCTGTGGCATCGAGGCGGCTTGGGCTGGAGGGAGGCGGGGCCGGGAGGTGATGGACAAGTTTTTCCCCCTGGTCACTCAGCTGCTGTCCAATCAGGGGCTATTCTATTTGGTGACCATTGCAGAGAATGACCCAG AGGAGATCATTGGGCTGCTGGGTCAGTCTGGCCTACAGGGAGCGGTGTGTCTGTCTCGACGTGCCGGGAGGGAGAGCCTGTCCATACTGCGCTTCTGCAGAACCTGA